The genomic segment CCTGAAaacagatggacagatggactAGCGATGCAGGTCTAGGGCAAGCGGGATGGGGCGGGGAGCAGAACCCCGTGGAGAAGCCTCCAGCCCCGCTGCTGCCCACAGATCTGGCAGGGATGCTGATGGGGGAACCGCCCTCCTCCTTGTGGCCCCACCAAgggcaggggggtttgggaggtccCTCAGAAGAGGCAGGAGCCCCGCAGGGCGCGTGCCCGGCTCAGCTCGGTGGCCAGCGCCCGGCCCATGCGCGTGGTGGTGACCCCGACGCTCCGCGCAGCCTCCAGAGCCCGGCTTAGGGACCAGTCCAGCTCCTCCAGGCCCCCCCGGGCCGGGCAGCGGTGGGGGGCAGCAGCGGGCGGCTGTTCTGTGGGGTGCTGAGGGGAGACCCCAGCTGGGGTTGGAGCTGAGGTAGGTACCGCTGGGGAGCAGAAGCTGGAGAGAAGGAGACACATGCTTGGGTCTGCTCTCTGGGCTGTGACCCCCCTCCCCAGGGCTCTGTGACCCCCCCACTGCCCAgggctctgtgcttcccccccctccttgtTTCTCATCCCTCTCCCCAACCTCATCCACCTCCAACACCCAGCACCCATCTCCCTGTGCTCACCCCCATGtagaccccccccaaaaaggagCCAGGAGCTGtgtgacccccccgccccatcccTGTGAGCTGCCACCCAGGCTCTGTGGGCAAAGCAGCAGgtccctggggggcacagcccctcCCAGGTTCAGCAGTCTCCCCAGGGAGATGCTGAACCCCCATATAGCCCCTCCCACCGCAGAGCATCCTTACAGCACAGAGGGGACATAAGGCACGAGGGGGACAGGTGCCAGGCAGCTGATGGCGGCGGTGGCAGCGTTGGCAGCCGGGCTGGTCATCAAGTACCACAGTCCGGGATGCTCCGGCTTCTCGGCGCGGGGACCAACACGGGAGCCTGGGGGGAATGTGCCACCAGGGCCACGCTCTgctgtggggacaaaggtggCTGGATGTCCTCAAGGTGTCAGATGTCCCCAGGGGGCTGCAGCAAGTGGCAGCCCGAAGTGAACACCCCCATGCTATGCTGGGCTGTCACTGCTGGGTGGAAACACCCATGTCCCCTGGGAGCGGTTGTCACTTCTGTCCTCAAGCAGTGTGCCAGCACTGTGCCAGGCGTCTGGGGGTTGTTTCCTgtccccccacaccaacccccatGAGGGGACAAGCCATGCCAAGCATGTGCCACCCCCATCACCCACCATGTGCAGCTCTGTCCCTGCCGTCGGGcgctggggcacccatgggtgcccggcACGTGGCGCAGCGCGTCCTCCTTGGGGTGCTGTGCCGGGACGGCCTCACAGCATCACCTGCCCAGGAGCCAGCTGCGGAGAGAGGAGCAAGGGTGTTGGGGACCGGCCCCGTGCAGGACGAGCAGGGGCACAGTGGGGTGGCCAAAGGGACACCCAGAAGGGGCTGGGGGGTCACTTACCCGATGGTGTCCCGCTCCTGTGGCAccgggggcactcctgggtgtcCGACTCTTCTCGGGGTGCCGGGGCAGCATGTGGTGTCACCGCCTGGTACCGTGTCCCTGTCAACACCCAGTGTCAGTGCAGGGGGGACCCCAATGCGGGGGCAGCTCTCCTGAGCCCCGAGCACTGCCTGCTGATGGCACCCACCTGTGTACTGTCCCCGAAATGTCACCACACCCGGGGAGTTCTCAGGGCTCTTCTGTGGAGAGGGGGTGGCCTGCGCCCCGGCGGAGGGGGGGTCCGACTTGGAGGCTGTGGCAGAAGAGGGAGGAGTGGGGGGACCTGGTGGGTTCCTACCCCACATCCACAGGATCTGGCCCTGGGCTGAGCGCTGCTgtgtcccactgggccacctgcCCTGTCCCATGGTctcacagccccccagcaccccgctCTATCTGGGGAAGCGGTGCTCAGGGAGGAGCATGTGGCcgctgtcccctccatccccaccccaggagggtcCCACTTACTGGTGTCCAGCTCCGGTCTGTCCCGCGGCAGCGACGCCGACCTCCCCCTCCTCACAGGAGGGACCCCAAGGGCCACCCTGCCCCGTGCTGGGGGACTCAGctccctggggaggggacagagccattGTCACCAACAAGACACCTCATTGCCCCCTCTTGCATTTCCatccccaccacagcccagctgtCCACCCTCATGAGCCCAACCTCCCCCTGGCCACTGCAGAAACAGGACaacctggggctgggggtgtccccacgccCACGGGACATGGTGCTGTCCCCAACCAGGGGTGGCTGCTGCCATCCCCCCCACGCCAGGGTCCCTCCTGCCACCTACCCCGAGGGTGCTGCGTCCTTGGGGGATGATGAGCTAGGGGTCACTGGCTGCCTCCTGcccgggggggcacagggggcggCTTTTCCCTTGGGATGGCTGCGGGAATGGTGCAGACTCTCCTCcagccgccgccgcagccgccgcaCCTCGTCCCGCAGCGCTCGGATGGCCTGGCTGTGCAGGACAGAGGCCATGGTGAGGGGTGCCCACGGCCAGCCAGGCTGGGGGGAGCACCCCTGGACCCCACACCAGCCCCCCAGTCCCACTGGCCAAGACTGAAGAGCTCAGGCTGTGATGCCCCTCAAAGCCAAGCCTGGGGCTCAGGCTCAGCCAGCCCACATATGTCAGGAGTTCAGAGGACTCAGCCCCAGCCCAGAGCCAGCCCTGTGAGAAGGAAAAATCTGCTGCTGCCCAATGGAAAATGCTGGTGccttagaaccatagaatcacagaacagtttgggctgaagggacctccccacctcccccagtgccccccctgccatgagcagggacatcttcaccagctcaggttgctcagagccccgtccagcctggcctgggatgtctccagggatggttcatccaccacctctctggccaacctgggccaggctctcaccacccttagggccaacaatttcttcctcatgtccagcctgaatctccctcctttagtttaaaaccatcaccccttgtcctatcacaacaggccctgctcaaaagtctgtccccatctttcttaccagccccttttaagtacaggaagaccacaacaaggtctccctggagcttctcttctccaggctgaaagaaGCCCTCAAAGCCTTTGGGGACTTGGTCCCTCTGTCATTTGGGGGGACTCAGCCCAGTCTGGGGGGACACATGGACACTCACTCACGCTCCAGGCGGGAGCCCAGCAGGTCACAGTGAGACAGGTCGAGGGATGGCAGTTTGGGGGACAGCGGCTCAGGGGACAGCGGCTCTGGGGACAGGGCGGTGGTCGCCAGGTCCCTGGCCGTGCTCAGGGGGTGGCCGCCAGCACTGGCGCAGCTTCTGCCTTCAGAGTCcgtgtgagctggggagagggggggacagtCAGAAGAGGTCGGCAgtctgggacatgggggtgtcagcCCCAGAACAGACTGGGAGAGCAGAGCCAGCAAGTGGGGGGCACCCCTAGACCAGCACTCCAAGGGGGTTGGGGCACCCCATACATCAGAGCTGGTGTTCCCCCAAATCtctctccctggggacacagctccccACAAAAGCTCTCTACTCACTGCTGTTGCCGTCGGGTCCCCCCTCGCTGCCCCCGCTCTCTGCCCAACGGGGAGGGGAGCTGCTCCTTGAAGGGGTACTGGGGGGCTGGTGGGGCCCCCTTGTGCCATCCGTGGGGTAGATGCCCATCAGCACCGGCTCGGGGGGATGCGGGGTCGCGTCTCTCTTCCACAAAGGACGgagggtggtggggatggggatggagggtTGCAGAGAGCTGGGGGTCCTGTGGAGGGAACAGGTGAAGCATGCAGTCCCCACGGCTTGTCCCCCCAGCCATGTGCCACCCAGCACATCCCCAGCCCCCCGTCCCTGCTCTCTACCTCTCCCCCATTCCtgctcccctttgatgccccagATTCCCCCAGACAGCCCACCCATGTCCCAAAATCCCCCACCCAGGGTGAGGGCAGGAACCCAGAGCCATACCTGGTGCCGTGTGGCCGGTGCTCAGGGGTGTGCGCGGGGGGTGACACCCTGCTGGCCTCTGAGCCCATGAAGCCACTGTCCGTCTCTGGTGACACGATGCGCTGATCCTGCAGAGGCAGCCGGTGGGGCAGGATTGGTGTCCtacaccccaggaccccctggtagggtctgggggtccccaggaccaCCTggtggggtctggggtgctggtggatggggAACCTCAGTCTCAGGGGACTCACCTTGCTGGGACGGTGCTGGGTGACAGCGCTGCCGGCCCTGCTGCTGcggtgggacagggacacccgTGGTGGCTCTGGAAGGCCCAGGGAAGGTTTGGTTGTGGCCGGTGGTTCCTCAGCGGTGACTGGGGACAGGCGGCCCTGTGTGCCCCCTTGCCATGGAGGCTCCTTGGGGGACAGTGGTGCTGCTCTCTGCTCTAGGGGATGGCTGTGGGGAGAGGATGGAGCAGGAGTAACAGGGCAGAGCAGCCTCAAATGTGGGAAAACACTCTGGTGCAGCCAGCTCTCCCATGGAGGctgttaactctgaaacctacCAACGGCAGTGATGTAAAACCTGAGACATGACATAAAACCTCCCGCTCGCCCTGCATGGGGGACTTGTGCGTCCACAACACTTACAAGGGGGAGGTCTCGAGGTCGGCCCCCTCCTTTAGTGACTGTGTCCTGCAGGGGACATTGCTGGGGCTACTGTCCCCTGCTGTGGGTCCATCCACCTCCTCCAGGGACCCGCTCTCTGCCAGGCTCAGCTGCTCCAGGCTCAGTGACTCCGGCAAGGACTTGAAGTGCTTGTACCTGGGGGGGACCCATAGGCAGAAGCTGGTGCGGTTTGGGGACCCACTCCCTGCCCACTCCCCCTCATCCCCGCACAAGGGCACTCACTGCGCCAGCAGGTCGCCAAAATCCTCCTCCACTCGGAGCTGCTTGCGCCAGAGGGGTCGGGGTAGCCTCCCTGTCACCTCCTCGCTGTCCCCCACTATCCCTCGGGGACCCTCCATCAGCATGGGgctctgcagggcacagcaaaACAGGGTCACAGAAGCATGCCCCCCCCAGCTGCAGCAGGGTGCCCCCGCCCCAGCATCTTCACACCCCCCAGCTTGCCCAGTTCACCTTGGGGCGTGGGGAGTGGGCGGCCGgcggtggggaaggggctgtgggggAGTGGGGCTTGGCTGAGGGCTGCGGGGGGGGCTGCACCCCAGCCCCGGGCTCCAGCCGCTCCTTCAGCTCCTCCAGCCGCAGCCCCAGCCAGAAAATCTCTCCTTCCACCACCCTGCAAGACAGTGACCATCAGTGCTGGGGTGACACAGAACCCTGTAATGCGGGGGCTGGCAGCACCGTGGTTGGGGGCTCTGCCAGTGGGGAAGGGGACAAGTACCAACCGGTCAGGATCGAAGTCCCCCGAGTCCCCCGGGTGCTGCTGTCGGGCTTGCAGGTACGCCCGCTCCAGCGCGTCTTGCGCCTCCTTCAGCTTCCTGAACCTCTGCGGCACAAGGGTGGTGATGTCCCAGCCTGGTCCCtgccaccccccagccccaccgtgtgtccccagggtggggtGTCAGGAATAGGCTCACACACCTGGAGCTGCTCCGGGGATGGGGGGTTCCCTGCCTGGATCCAGTCTTCAAGGGACTCAACCTGTGTGGAGAAAAAGGCTGAGCCTCCCAACTGCTGCAGcccccatcccacatcccccgCTCTGGGACCTGCCTGTGCCTGCAGCTTACGGGTCTGTCCTGCCAGCCTCTGTGTCagcggggtccccagggtccctggGCAGCGACACAACCCTGTGCAGGTGGGGCAGCCCCCCCGAGGTGAAGAGGTGGAATGATTTTGGGGTGATGACCCCCCGTCTgatggtgctgctgctggagctgcaagaAAACATGAGGACAAGGtgatcctgaggacccccccagcactagttccccagacctggggcaggagggtgaggagctggagcggggAACAGGGGGTGACCCACCTCCAGCTGGGGGGGCCGGGGTTGTGCTGAACGCCGCCGTGCTGGCccgtgggatgctgagggacatgACGCGGCAGCCCGTGCCCACGGTGCCCATGGCGAGGGGCTGGCTGGGCCGTGGCGGGTCGGCGTACAGGCTCACCTGGGGAGGAGAGGGCATTTGGGGCACCCACCCTGCACTGCAAAGCACCCATCCCCATGGGGACAGCATGCAGGTGGGAGTGAGGATGtgggtcacagctggaccccgtctgtgcctcagtttccccacccgcACAGTGGTGCAGGAGGCAGTGAGGGTGACACCCCTGCCATTTCAGGGCTGTTTTGGCTCAGCCCCCTGCCTGGTGCAGAGGGGAGCCCACTGCTTGTGGGGAGGCACAACAGCCCCCTGGTTTTGCTGTGGGCTCTGTGGCAGCCTCACCCCTCCTCCCTGGGGTGGGGTGGCTAAACTGCAGCTCCCCAAGAGGAAAAGTGGGGTGAGGTGGGAGGAAGACACCCATGGGGAGGGGGAGCAGAGTGGGGAGACCCCCCGCAGccatcccccagcacccaccctggCACCCAGACGCAGCTGGTCGATGGTGTTCTCAGCCTCCGCGTACTTGGTCAGCAGCTTGTGGTAGTCATCCTGTGGAGAGGGGACACACAGCAGGTGACGGCACcgggtgcaggggacaggggtcAGAGGaggctgggtgggggtcccacgAGTGGGGGGCAGCCTGGGGTGCAGAAACCTGTTGCCCAAAGCACCCAGCTGGTGCAGATGTGGCCCTGGTTTCCCTGAATGGGAGTGACCCTCTCCCCCAGGGGACAGGAGGGCAGCCCAGGGGACAAAGCATCCCAGGTGAAGAGCATTGTGGGGGGTACAGGcatccttggaaaggacatgagcATCTCAAGCATCCCTGCCCCCAGCCTGAGCACTGCCCACATCCCTGCCTGCTCACCAGCCCCTGCGCAGGATTGGGAAGGGTGACCAGTCCCACACCCCTccatgggtgacacagggacagtcACTCATGGGACTGGTAACCTGCATCCCCTGGTCCCCCTCCCAACCCCAGAGACTCTCCCAGTGAGGAATCTCTGGCTGAACTGGGGGCGCTGGGCGTTAcctgcagctgctgcaccagcgcGGTGGCTTGGCGGGGGGACCTGAACTCCCGCGGCAGCTCGGCGGTGGCAGTGGGAGGCTTGGGGGGGGCCCCCTCCCCACTGCTCAGCAGCACCTCCCGCACGATTTCGGCTGGGGACTTGAAGCCGACAGGGCCCCTCGGGGccacggggtgggggggcagcactCTGCCCCGCGGCGGCCGGTAGCTCTGGTCGATCTTCACCCGCGCCCCCACCTTGGAGAGGTCAGGCAAGGGGTGGTTGAGCCGCCCCCGGCCATACTGGGTGTACTGGGTGCCACTGGCTGTGCTGGTGCCTGGTCCTGAGGGACCCCTTGTCCCCTTGTCACCCATGTGCCGCTGCCGGGGGCTCAGGGACCGCGATGGCCGACCAGGTTGGGGCAGCAGCACCGCGGGTGACGCTTTCTTGGGCACCTGTGACCTGTTGTGCAGTTGGGGTGCAGCGGGGGGCCCAGCACTCCAGGGGTCTTTGGTGGGTGTTGAGCCAGGGGTGCCAGGGGCCGGCAGCCCTGTCCCAGCCagctggggcttggggacaggctCAACGTTGGTGGCATCACAGAGGCCGTTGTCAGAGAGGTGCAGCTGGAGGCTCCGGCTTGGGGTCCAGCCCTGCCTGTGTCCCCTGCTGGTGTCCCCAGACGTGTCCCAGCCCCGGTGCCGGCGGGAGGGGGTGGTGGGGCTGTGGCTGACGTCCGACAGCCCTGAGATGTCACCACCATCCGTGCTGCAGCCGTGGGGCTGGCAGAGAGCCCGGCCACCCCGCAGCACCTCGGGGCTGCCGCTGGACCCCGAGCCCCACCGGCCCTCATAGGAGAGCTCAGCATAGGGGTCCCCATCACTCTCTGCCCCCCAGGGCCCCTCATCCCCCCTGGAGCTGCCCCGCTCCTCCTCGTCCAGGTGCTGCCGGGGGTGCCAGGGACTCTCCTCCACTGCGGACCCCTCCTCCAGGTCCTCGCTGTGTCCTGCAAAATACCCACGCAGCGGGGCTGCCACCAGCCGCAGGCGTCCCTGGTCCCCTCGCAGCCCCcctggctccagcagctcctgggacACCCAGGTCCCCCCATGAAGGGGGAGGACTCACCCCACGGTGGGCTCCTGGCCTCCTCCCCCAGGCCGATGACCCCATCCTCATCCATCCGCCTTTCAAAGTCgtcgtcttcctcctcctcctcctcctcctctccctcccagcGCGTCAGCTCTGTTTGTGTCCAGTGCAGCCATGGTGCCGGGCTGGCCATGGCCCGCGGGCACCACGTCACTGTCACTTGTGCCGCTTCATGTCCCAGCAGTGGTGGTGGCGGGCTGGGGACCTCCTTGTTGCAATGTAGGTCACATCATCGCTGCCTTGTCCTGGTGGGGCtgagggagaggaagggatgcTCAGTGGGACACGGTGGGCAAGTTTGAGGTCCCCCCACCCCGTTGCCAGGGTTTCACCTGTCccccaggccctggggacaagaacaaTCCCTCACAATAGCAGGTGACACCCTCAGGCCACCCTGCGTCCCACTATCAGCACCAGGAAGCCAGAGCTGCCGCATCCCCCATGGCCACAATGGTTCCCAGAGCCCCCCAGGGCGACACCAAAAGGCATTTCCCCCAGAGACTGGGGGCACCCAGCCTGTGACAGCACCCTCCAGATGTCACCCTGGCCAGGCAACCATGGCCTGGGGACCGTCAGCGGTGCCACCGTGGCACAGGACAGGGCTGGAGGGGTAGGAGCACCCCAAGGTCCTTTTGGCTCTGGGGGGCTGACAGTGAGAGGGATCACGGTCAAGGCCTCGCACACTCACTACACTGATGACCTAAAAGCAGGAGCTCGCCCTCGCTCCGCTCCCCGGGGTGCTGGGGTTCCCCGAGCCACAGCAGCGGATGGAGAGGCACCGGATGCCGAAAACCCAACCGTGAGGGGGGTGATGAGAAACCAGGTTTTCCCAGCAATGTTGTTGTGGCTGGATTTGAGCCCCCACACCTCAGTTTTGGCCATGGGGTGCTGGAGGAGGCAGCTGCCAACGTGCTGGTACTGAACACCATGCTGGTGTCACCAGCATcaccccacagcatccccaccCCAACACCAGAGTGTGGTGGAGCAACCAGCCCCAGGAGGGATGCACTCACCCCGTACCAGCatccccccaacatccccatcacCACGACCCCATTGGGAGTCCCcaagcaccccaaaacctccctgcgCCTGCGGGGTAGCTGAGCTTTTGCAGAAGTAGGAAAACCACGCTGGGTGCTTCCTGCAAGTTTGCAGGCAGCCGCAAGATTTTTAACCCCATCAAGCCCTGCGTGGCAGGGCCCCATCCCCCCTTCTGTGCTGCTTTTCATTAAAACCTTTACTTTTTTTAAGCCAGTTTGGAGCAAAATGACGAAGTAAAATGAGGTGGATCCCTGAAACCAGAAGTCATTGGGATGAGGGTCCTCCAGGAGGACAAGCAGCTCCAAAATTTAGCCATATGGCCCCAGAATTCAGCCAGGATTCACCCATATCCCCAATTTCCAAGGGGGGTCCACTTGGCCCCCACCCCAAGATGCTCCCAGGGAACACCGTGGCCGTAACCAGGCACCCGGGTGCGTCCTGGCACATTTGCAAGTGGGCAATTAATCCAGCTCGTTACTGTGTAATTAGTGGCACACGGGGGAGAGCTTGCGCAAGCTCGGCTGCTAATGAAACCACAGCTCGGTCCCTGGGGTGGCTGCATTTAACTGGGGGGTGCTGTGATgatctgggggtgctgctggCATGAGGATGGTGGTGATGAGCAGCATGCTCCAGGAAAGTCTTCTAAGCCCCGCCAAAGCCTCAGATCTGCAAGTCCCCTGGTTTAAATCCCACAATtagtggggtttggggttatttttcagGAGCCAATTGGCATCAGGGTCCTCAGGCATCGTcgtgctcccagccctgcctgcatcctTGGGGCTTTATGGGCTGGGAGCAAACCTTGAGGCATCCCTTAGGGTCTTGAAAACCTTCCGGAGAGTTTGCAGAAGGTTTTTTTACCCTGTACGCTGGCCAGGCAACTGCACTTTCTGCACCTGGAGATGCTCCACAGCTTCTCTTGCCTCCAGGGAGGACTGGGTTGCCCATGGGATGCATCAGGCTCTGCGGCTTCTCAACGCAGCTTAAAGTGCGATTTTGGCTTTAGCCCCTCTCTGAGGTTGGATGTTTCCAGCCCCAAGCCCTTTCCCACATCCCGGACCAGAGAAGCAGCACAACAAAGTGCCCCCCAACCCGCCTcaagccccacagcacccccaagAGACAAGGAGCCCCAAACACCAGCCCCAGCTGGGGGAAAGGAGCCTGTGGGTCCCGGTGTCTCGGGGCAAAGAGGGTTAAAATGTTTCCTACCCAGTCTGGTGCCCGGATCATCCTAACCCGTACACCATCGGCTGTCACCCCCTTTCTGAGCAGCGTCCCCCCGAGCTGAACTGCCCGCAACAGCTGCAGTCCGCAGGGTCTTGCAAATCCAGTTGCATTTATCGCTTTCCCAGAAAGTCCCTCCACTGATGGTCATGGTGGTGAGAGAGAAAAATCTAGGGGTATTTTTCCCCTTTAAGTGAGTTGCTCGCTGTTATTGGTAGCGCAGAAGGGCTTGAAGAACCATGTGGTTACGCACTCGGGAACCACAAAGCAAATGCAAACAAAGGGCTAAAAAGAAACTTAAAAGCATCAGCTGGGAAATATCTTTTACACTTGAACTCTTCTCTGCCCGAGACCTTCGGACTTGAATTCTGCCTTGGGGGGTGCTTGGGGTTGTGATGAGTGCTGTCAGGTctcagcctgtccctgtcccctcatcTGTGATCCCCTGCACAGGCAGCTTCATCCTC from the Patagioenas fasciata isolate bPatFas1 chromosome 20, bPatFas1.hap1, whole genome shotgun sequence genome contains:
- the AKNA gene encoding LOW QUALITY PROTEIN: microtubule organization protein AKNA (The sequence of the model RefSeq protein was modified relative to this genomic sequence to represent the inferred CDS: inserted 1 base in 1 codon) codes for the protein MLMTFRSPLGGVRGLARNGRDVNKGAGPAHSRRRRDPLLSGGAGPGGGGGERSRERERSREREQGRGRRTEPPRAGRGGTGRAHPAAPPGQGSDDVTYIXNKEVPSPPPPLLGHEAAQVTVTWCPRAMASPAPWLHWTQTELTRWEGEEEEEEEEDDDFERRMDEDGVIGLGEEARSPPWGHSEDLEEGSAVEESPWHPRQHLDEEERGSSRGDEGPWGAESDGDPYAELSYEGRWGSGSSGSPEVLRGGRALCQPHGCSTDGGDISGLSDVSHSPTTPSRRHRGWDTSGDTSRGHRQGWTPSRSLQLHLSDNGLCDATNVEPVPKPQLAGTGLPAPGTPGSTPTKDPWSAGPPAAPQLHNRSQVPKKASPAVLLPQPGRPSRSLSPRQRHMGDKGTRGPSGPGTSTASGTQYTQYGRGRLNHPLPDLSKVGARVKIDQSYRPPRGRVLPPHPVAPRGPVGFKSPAEIVREVLLSSGEGAPPKPPTATAELPREFRSPRQATALVQQLQDDYHKLLTKYAEAENTIDQLRLGARVSLYADPPRPSQPLAMGTVGTGCRVMSLSIPRASTAAFSTTPAPPAGAPAAAPSDGGSSPQNHSTSSPRGGCPTCTGLCRCPGTLGTPLTQRLAGQTRKLQAQVESLEDWIQAGNPPSPEQLQRFRKLKEAQDALERAYLQARQQHPGDSGDFDPDRVVEGEIFWLGLRLEELKERLEPGAGVQPPPQPSAKPHSPTAPSPPPAAHSPRPKSPMLMEGPRGIVGDSEEVTGRLPRPLWRKQLRVEEDFGDLLAQYKHFKSLPESLSLEQLSLAESGSLEEVDGPTAGDSSPSNVPCRTQSLKEGADLETSPFHPLEQRAAPLSPKEPPWQGGTQGRLSPVTAEEPPATTKPSLGLPEPPRVSLSHRSSRAGSAVTQHRPSKDQRIVSPETDSGFMGSEASRVSPPAHTPEHRPHGTRTPSSLQPSIPIPTTLRPLWKRDATPHPPEPVLMGIYPTDGTRGPHQPPSTPSRSSSPPRWAESGGSEGGPDGNSTHTDSEGRSCASAGGHPLSTARDLATTALSPEPLSPEPLSPKLPSLDLSHCDLLGSRLERDQAIRALRDEVRRLRRRLEESLHHSRSHPKGKAAPCAPPGRRQPVTPSSSSPKDAAPSGELSPPARGRVALGVPPVRRGRSASLPRDRPELDTTSKSDPPSAGAQATPSPQKSPENSPGVVTFRGQYTGTRYQAVTPHAAPAPREESDTQECPRCHRSGTPSAGSWAGDAVRPSRHSTPRRTRCATCRAPMGAPAPDGRDRAAHAERGPGGTFPPGSRVGPRAEKPEHPGLWYLMTSPAANAATAAISCLAPVPLVPYVPSVLFCSPAVPTSAPTPAGVSPQHPTEQPPAAAPHRCPARGGLEELDWSLSRALEAARSVGVTTTRMGRALATELSRARALRGSCLF